The Elgaria multicarinata webbii isolate HBS135686 ecotype San Diego chromosome 1, rElgMul1.1.pri, whole genome shotgun sequence genome has a window encoding:
- the LOC134392287 gene encoding cytosolic Fe-S cluster assembly factor NUBP2-like has product MLNAQDRDIHQCDGGWVPVFVDQDKGIALMSIGFLLEKPDVWRGPKKNALIKQFVSDVAWGELDFLIVDTLPGTSDEHISTIESLRPYKPLGAVLVTTTQAVSMGDVRWELTFCKKTGLRVLGIIENMSGFVCPHCSECTNLFSKGGGQELAKHARVPFLGCVPLDPQLSRSLEEGSDFLQEFPKSSAFPALANIAQQILAGASSHSS; this is encoded by the coding sequence ATGCTCAATGCGCAGGACCGAGACATTCACCAGTGTGACGGCGGCTGGGTGCCGGTCTTTGTGGACCAAGACAAAGGCATCGCCCTCATGTCCATTGGCTTCCTCCTGGAGAAGCCGGATGTATGGAGAGGACCCAAGAAAAATGCGTTGATAAAACAGTTTGTCAGCGACGTGGCCTGGGGAGAACTCGACTTCTTGATCGTGGATACGTTGCCCGGGACTTCTGACGAGCACATCTCCACCATTGAATCCCTCCGACCGTACAAGCCGCTGGGGGCAGTGTTGGTTACAACAACGCAGGCCGTCTCCATGGGGGACGTGAGGTGGGAGCTGACCTTCTGCAAGAAGACGGGCTTGCGCGTCCTCGGGATCATAGAGAACATGAGCGGCTTTGTCTGCCCGCACTGCTCGGAATGCACAAATCTCTTTTCCAAAGGGGGCGGGCAGGAGCTGGCCAAGCACGCCAGGGTGCCGTTCCTTGGCTGCGTGCCGCTCGACCCACAGCTGAGCCGGAGCTTGGAAGAAGGCAGCGACTTCCTGCAGGAATTTCCCAAGAGTTCGGCCTTCCCTGCGCTAGCCAATATCGCCCAGCAAATCTTGGCAGGGGCGTCCAGTCACAGCTCCTGA